The Hemicordylus capensis ecotype Gifberg chromosome 5, rHemCap1.1.pri, whole genome shotgun sequence nucleotide sequence TTCTCACATAGATGTATTTCATAAAAAAGATGATGGCATGACAtggaacaattaaaatataagttGGTCTGGATATCAGACTGCTTAAAGTGTTGTCAGACTGTATATACTTTAAACGCAGAGTATGACAGATCATAAATACATGGCCATCACAAAAATACATAATCCTTGTTCATATAAATGAGATTCATAAACAGATTCATCAAAAGCATGATGGATTCCAGAACAGCCACCAGAATTTTTGAATCAGGGCTTGGTAATGATAGAAACACAAGATTCagctctttattttggtcattctAAAATACGTAACACTTACAGGTGAAAAACTATATGTGATTAAACAATAGAAGACATGTGATTACAGAGAACATACTTATTGTCTGATGCAGTTTCTGGAAACGAAAATTTTGAAACAATGCTTTGGATTTCCTTCCTTTACTTTAGCCCAACTAAACAGATAGAGCCCTCATTCATAGGTCTGGCTTTCAGCTATGTCACACAGTGCTAACTTGTTACTCCACCTTAAACTCATTCTTTTATGCTCAAGAGGCCACCTACTAATAATGTCTGTTAGAACAGATAGTCTTGTTAATTTCCACATGAAGTAAGTAAAGAAAGCTGAATGACACAACATATGGTATTATAAAATATTTTACTGCCACACATTTGGGATAGCTATGTCATGCATGAGTGACAGAGCCCCAAATGAGTTATGCAAGCTATTGGCAGTAAAAGGTTATATGCCCTCACAAAACCATTCTCTGTGTTGTTTGTAGCATGTACGATTTTTGACAGCAAGCTGGGGGTTGCTTTATAAACCTCATTAGATAAGTGGAGGAAAGCTAGCCAGCCAATGAGAAGCAGCTATGGAGTCAGGGCAGATTCAGAATAACATGGAGAAGCCAACATTTGGGTTGGTGAAGTtacctttatttatgtatttgttttgattttctttttttacatgaaTAAAACacgcaagtaagtaagtaagtaaataaataaatgaaacgtGAATAAGAcacgtcccctgctaactgagcaaagaggcaccttttaaaagtggtgcttctctttatttaccagggggagagcaactggccctatccatccccagcacagcatccctccagtggctgttgctggtgtctagcttatgtttcttttttagattgtgtgccctttgggaaccaggagcaattttatttatttatatctatgcaaactgctttgggaactttgttgaaaagtggtatagaaatatttgtcctATTTGTATTTGCCGTATACTCCGAGGTATCACTGGTGTATAAGAATGATGACACTGAGGCTTCTTGTGTACTGGATCAGATGTATAACATCTGGTTGCGGTTGGATTTACTGAGCCACAATCCCACCACATGTCAGTGACATCACAGAGCATTCAAAAAAGCAGCCATCACTACACTGTGCCTGCCTTTGTAGTATTAAGCTCAGGTaagctaccttaagtggtgcggtggggaaatgcttgaataacaagcagaaggttgccggttcaaatccctgctggtactatatcaggcagcagcaatataggaagatgctaaaaggcatcatttcatattgggcaggaggaggcaatggtaaacccctcctgtattctatcaaagaaaaccacagggctctgtgggcaccaggagtcggaatcaacttgacagcactttaaAGGTCAGAAAGGTTTTCTCGCTCAAATATTTGCCCAGGGAGAGGGTATTCCTcttagctgagcaaagaggcaccttttaaaagtggtttgccatccttttatatttagcagagggaaagcagtTGGCTCTAACaaattccagcacagcatctctccagtggctatggttggtgtctgccttatgtttattttagactgtgagctctttcgggacaggggaccatcttattatctatttgtttttctctgtaagctgctttgagaacttttgttgaaaagcagtatataaatatttgtagtcgtaTTTTATAGAAGAGGCAGAGGCAGTCGAATAGAGCACGTAAATGAATATTAAAACACATTCAAAACAGCTTACGAAATTAACTCTTTTAACTTATTAACTACTAATTATTTCTGGTATGTGATTTCTGGTTCTCATACAAACCTcctccccccatctctctctttcttgcttccaactcctccccccccccgctgctgctgtCACTCAAACAGCTCCACCTCGACATTTTAAAAGCCAAGTCAGGGCATTTTTATCTATTCTATTTCCTCAAATCTGTAGATCACCCCAAAGatccatctctgggtagtttacaacaacataaaacacattaaaaagggaaacaaaaccatttaaagccacagtcaaattaaaaagcttgagtgaaaaaatgagtctttagggagagttgtcagagatgggaaggctctcattttagcagggagcgcattccagagtctccgggtggaaacagagaaggcccgtccctgcataGCTACCatacgagccggtggcaaatgcagatccACCTTCCAGGGCATGGCATCTTCCTCACATTGGCTGTTTGTTATCCAACTTCTGTCACTCACTGGAATCCCTTGGACAATCTCGCTTGAGACTTCCTTCACACCTCATTTTGGGGCCACTAAGACTGAGGGCTAAAAACCTTGATCTAAATAGTTCTATATGAGGCAGGCAGGACACAGGGCAAGGGGGagacagggcaaggggagacagttgtctgggggcccactgccttggaggggcccgcagaggcaagtcacatgactgactcccccagccgcgcacccgcccgggcttccttcagttgtcttcatcctccgaaattgatgtgagtgttaagacctggagctaccagaacagcatgtgtcTTTCTcgaggaccattaaatgacttgcaccgtccacaattataatttaggataatgttctattgtggcacataggtgtatgtgagtgagtgagtgagtgtgtgtgtgtgtgtgtgtgtgtgtgtgtatgtgcatacacacacacacacacacacacacactgtatctgctttttgttaccactcttcagcctcatttaagatttctttacttcatgagctgagcttcagtgaggtggggaccaattttaaaatcttgtctctgggccccctccaaccttgttacgctcCTGGTGCTAGAAGCCAACATGGATTGGCTAAGAACCAAACCTgctgtccaggggcatagcaaggttggagtgggccctgggacaaaaggtgaagatgggttcctgccctcccaccttcttcttggaaggggcaggaaggggagagcaaagagcaagttgttGCCCAGCTGTTGCCCAGCTGGAAGGCCTCCCTCCCCCAAGGACATTTGCCATCCCCtccccattcaattatagctatgctcaGGAGCGGAGGAAGGCcaatggcagcctgggttctgccACTGCAGCGGCCCCCCCAGCCCCGTCCCCTGTGTCTGCCGTCTGACCTGGTCAGCATTTAGccctgcccccacgtctgatgtcagatggttTCTCTCCAAAACAGGGCCGCGCAGTCCCGACTGGGTGTTAGATAAGCCAGCGCTGCGTttgcaaccgagatgatcaggggcctagaacaccttccttatgaggcaagacaacaacacctgggactttttagtttacaaaaaaagactactgtggggagacacgatagaggtctataaaatcatgcatggtgaggagaaagtggacagagagaaatttctctctcacacacataacactacaaccaggggtcagcccaggAAATGGATTGCCCAGAAAtaaaggaccaacaaagggaagtactttttcacacaacgcataataagcttttggaattctctgccacaagatgtggtgacagccaacaacctggatggctttaagaggggtttggataaattcatggagaggtctattaacagccactagttggagggctatcggccacctccagcctcagaggcaagatgcaggggagtaacagcaggggagtaacagcaggaccagttgcaggggagtaacagcaggagagagggcacccctcacctcctgcttgcaggcttcccggcggcacttggtgggccactgtgtgaaacaggatgctggactagatggaccttgggcctgatccagcagggctgttcttatgttcttatgagagactAGGACTAGGGAATGGTCACCTCCAGATGTGCTGGTCCCGCTGTGTTAATAAACTTCACCTCCCCACCTGCACCATTGCAGCCCTTGACGTATCCaggctttgttttctttttgatgACATGCTTTGGCCTTCATATTCACCATCAATCACAAGTGAGATAATAATCTGGAGAATTAAAGAGCTTTCTCAAAGGAAAGACAATGCTATCAAGGAAGTATCCAAGTTGGAAACGGAACATTCTCCTTGCTTAGGTACACATGGCTGAACGGGCACCGACCTCTCCTCTAACTGGCTTGTTAAGCATGGCAAATCTGTTTCTCAGATACATAAAGGGAAGTCCTTGGGGCAAACTGCCTTTCAGTGCCCATTGGCCCTCCTTGAGAAATAAATTGCTGATTTATTAGATCATCAGCAATTCTAACAATTCTGCGAGAAATCATGGTCCCCTTGTGCTGGATAAGCAAACATAGTTTTTCATTTCATCTTTTTCAACACTCTTTCTACCCCACTACATTCTTCCAATGTAAAATGCAGAGCTGAAAGAAAGGTACCTTCACTCAGGCAGCTTTTCATATGATCTATTTCTGGCTTTCCTCCTTCAGAAGCAGCACctctttttaaacaacaacaacaaagagcatTTGCCCATTAACCACATGCATAAACATATTGCTGGCTTTGTCGGAGATGAAAAGCTAACAGCCTGCATCCCGGAACATGATGACTACTCTATGATCCGATTCCTCAACACTGACACGGGTCCATTTCAGCACACTGCAAAAAATGATTTGGAATGCATATATAGTCATAGGTGCAATGCTGCATAGGGAAAGCCCATGTTTATGGGAAACACGTGAGGATTATTTCAGGCCAGTAAGGGATTAATCAATGAAATTAAATTAAAGGGAGACTAATTTCTAGAATGAGCAATGCTGGAACGGAAGTCTGTCAATGTGGGCAAGTTGTGCCTTACAGGGACTTGGGACTCATCCTTTCCCTTAAACCTGCCTAGGGCCTGATTCAGATGTTATATCAGAGTGGTGTGGGAACTGGCTTCCCCATTGTCTGCCCCATGCTTCTCCAGgcagctttacacacagggcttctaccccgaatctacttcagaagagagtgtgtgcgttcacacaccagccaaacttacctcgaagtccctttgaggttcttggacccactccacacacaaatcaggctttgtgatgcaaattctagcttatctcaacatatttccagattttaaaaatgctggttttaagtgacttaaaaaaaatatttaaaagcaaatagggagaggtaaaatcattagcatgataagagggatgctctctttagaaatgcagagatcgctctttaggaagctttctcccccccacacactgtctAGAGGAAAGCATGGAGGCATGTCATGTGAActtatttcaaaacaaaacctgagagcagaggggaggggctgcttccctcgatgccacgagtgtgattcaaagtggcttcgctcagcattGACCCTGAAAcatgaagccaagtgtgaataactccaaGTCATAGTTGTAGGAAGGAGGAGCCACATGGGGTTGGATTATGTGGTTCCTTCATACACCAATGTTGCCTGGCCCTCAGGAAAGGGTAATGGAAAACCAGCCTGGGGAAAATGCCTACATTATTTGGCAGACTGTTCTTATTTATGTCCTAATCTGGTTGAGAAACTGTTTTAGAATCTTCAAAGACATCTGGAGTGGGGACTCCATAGTTATAggatcaaaaaagaaaaagtgacaatgaggctattcacatgcatgtgcaaaactgggctaagggagccctgcccggttttgcacatgcatgtgagccgctgggattgggctgaTCCTGGAAGCtccacggtggcaaacctgcctaaatagccaccccTACAAAATGTGGCActcgctcccttgacctcatttttttgcttgtgtagCAGCCGTGGGGAGCCCAGGGagtggaggggggatccccatgacgcaccacacacttgcacagtgcatcatggtatttctgggggccagggcgACACATcccggccccctcccctcccctccccgctgcctcggTGTGCGGGTAATCGTCTAGGCGTGTGGGGAGTTGCCCAGCAACGCaagctggatcatctgtggggaacataggtttaacccaccttccccacagctcgctctggagcccttctcacagattgtgagaagagcctcaatacgTTAGTGGCGGAAGAAGGTTGAAAGAAGCTGATCATTTGGAAGCCTCCTGCAGCTGCCGAGCTTGAGGGGGCAGGCAGACAGAAGCAGGAAATGAACGAGAGAAGGCGAAGCTGCAGAAAAAGGAAGAACCATCAACCAACAAGCCATTTGTTAACTCTTTCTGGCTTTTACTCATGTTGAAGTATCACCCAATGTACATCTTTGGCTGATTTCTTGGCCTCACGGCTCATCCTCATGTCTGGCTTCAGTGCAGGATGTAGTGTTGCCCGGGGGATCAAGAAACATGGTTTGGGTTCAAGATTCTGGAAAGGAAGCAGAATTTTCTTTCAGTGATATTGGAAACCAGGTACTTCTACCAAatctttgtctgtctgtctgtctatttgtttgtttgtttggcaagggGGTGGGAATCTCACCAGAAGAAAGTTATTTCTAATGTCTAGTGCAGTGATCACGAAATAGTGCAAAAGAACAGACTTGGTTGGCAAAATGATCGCTCTCTGCATATATGCTTAATGCATAGATTTCtaacgttgggtccctagatgtcgttggactacaacaccaTGATGGGTGTggaagcccaacaacagctggggacccaaagttgggaccCCTTGAATTAAGGCATAAAGGGGAAGCAAGACCCCATCCCCTCCTGGCCTTCCCCCTAACACCTGATGAACCCATCCCCAGTGACtgtgtgaggctattctcacaaccagcaaaaatcgggccagttcaacccagtttgagtgccttgcttgtaaaggggaatctggtaagcccgccaaagtagccccctagttaaatgaggttaacggagcgaatGCTCTGTTAacctattttttaaattgtgtacacacttgaggggggagggggctcaaagtaatgcaccacacacttgcgcggtgcattatttgggctccggGGGGGGGACACAGTGGTGCTTCCCTTTGctgaccctcagagctgccgGGCGAGCTGTGGGTGGCAGctcaaggcaacaagtgaggagcagacataTAAAACTATGACTCCAACCCCAAACCAGTACATAGATACTtacattcaaatagagaagcatgccctgtaTAAAGAACTGAGATGACGTTATGTAGCCAATCCCAAcaccatctagcttagtattgtctctacactgactggcagtgactcactAAGAGGAGACTTTTGCAActctgcttggagatgccagggattgaaaccttctgcatgcaaagcagatgttctgccactgagctggtcCTTTCCCAGTTCATGGTACAATCCACGGAGCTGGTGGATGCTCCTGCCTGATTGATGGTGCTACAGTGAACTgaaattttgcttttaaaaaatgtaattgttGCAGCCTCCAGCCGCCTCTTCTCCCCTGATATGCCTAAAGCAGAGAAACAGGGAAGCTGACAGGGATCTGGAGACTTAGAAGGTTCTGATGTCAGCAAGAGTTCAGGCTGCTGCTTATAGCTTCCCAAGGTTTCTTTCAAGCACATACCCTCAAGAGCAGCATGTCCTTCCTGTTCAGGATTTACGTGAGGGCCCGTCTCTTCAGGCATAAATGGGATTTTCAGATAGCTATACTTCATGGGTTTACCTTCACAATATAAGAGTTCTCTCACCTCTGTTTAAAGCCTCCTCTGGACTTGGCTTCATAATTTTATTAGTCAATGGGTATATTTGACAGTACGATTAGATCATGCCTGTCCCATTTTTCTAGCGCAATGGAGGAGATTTACCTCTGGCTGAAAGCAGTTCCTATCAGAAGGGAGCAAAACGTCTTCCTCAGCTCCTTCTTTATCTGGGGCTAACAAGTGAGGAAGAAATAACAGAGGGATCAGGGTCACAGAGCTGACATCAGAAGACCAGACTGGGGTTTCACTGGATCCAAACACCCCTTGGGAAATTGTGGTTATAACTTCCAACCCAGCTGAATGACCAGCCTGTGTACTGGGGTTAATGCCATGGCAGGGCAAGTGAGGGGGATTGAGGCAGTGAGGAGAGGTGAGGAGAGTGGGAATGAACCacacctgtggcttgttttctAACCCTGTCTCCATCCGTACGGGCCACTACTGACTCACACCAGCGTTTTCCAAATGGTGGCTCAGTCAGAACTTGGGTGTAAGACACTGATCCAGTTTCTGTGGGGCCTTTGCAATGTGGTTAGTTCTGCAGAGCTACCTACCTGTGGCAGGCAGCCATTTTGTACCGGTGACATTGTTCCAGTTCAGATGGTATGTGTGAACTGGCACCACCCTCATGCCATTAGAGATGTGAATGTACATGTCTCGTTCCCTCTCCCAGCATGCCTTTCCAGTTTGTATAATCTCATGGGAGGATGGTTGCTCTGAACTGCCCCTTCACATCTGACTTAAATGCTACTTTAatgtagtaaagtaaagtgtgccgtcaagttggtgtcgactcctggctcccacagagctctgtggttgtctttggtagaatgcaggaggggtttaccattgccatctcccgtgcagtgtgcaatgatgcctttcagctacCTACATCTTCCTAcgtcttcctacatcgctgctgctcgatataggtgtttcctgtagtctgggaaacataccagcggggatttgaaccagcaacctctagcttgctagtcaagtcatttccccactgcaccagttgTACCTCATGCCAATTATTAAAACTCAAATGGCACATTTATCATTTTCATGATTTTCTTCTATTAAAGATGCTTATTTCACTGCTTTGATTCCAAGAGAATGCGCATATATTCCTACAACAGATAATAATTAAAAATCCCAGATATGAACACtttgcccaactctgtgtgtgtgtgtgtgtgtgtgtgtgtgtgtgtgagagagagagagagagagagattacataCAACTCTATATAATTTTTCTCTGAATTGTCACATGAAACCCCTATAGCAAAAAAGCCCCTCACTTTCTCTCTTTGCATTTCTCTAACAGCATCCTACTCAATTCTGTTCCCATCCACTCTGTTGCAACATCAGAATAACCACATACCTTGAGTATTATCTGCTTCAACACTCTCTGGTGTGGTTGTGGATTTCCGGAGAGTCTTTTCTGGAGGATAGTCCCCAGACTGGCATGGGACCGTAAGGAAGCAGATCTCAGGCACTGAGTACATCATCAGGAAAATCCACCCATTCACCACTAGAGCAGCACTCATGAGAGGGTCATCCCACTTGCTCTGAGTAGCATTTGCAGGGTTGCCACTTGTGAGCAGCACACTGATCCATGCAGCCCAGATGGCGATAGAGAAGGCAAGAGTGATAAGGATGTGCACCCCATGCCTCTTCCAGCCTCTGTATGGCCCACAGGTGGTGAACATGGAGAGCATGGTGGTGAGGATCATTAGAACAAGCACATAGGTCAGGAGCATGACAAAGTCCTTGTTGCGTTGTGCTCTTCCCATGCTCACCAAGTCAATCCCATCTCTTTCTACTGTGATGATTATGTATTTGACAGCTATGATGATCTGAATGAGTGTGAAGCCACAAGCATGTACCAGCATTGATTGTTGTGAAAGGGGGACTTTTCCTCGCACCAGCTTGAGGATGTTGAAGGCATGGGTCAGAAGGCAGGAGAAGCAGAGGGCAAAAAGGACTCCATATAAGACAAAGCGAGTGGGACCGGTCCTCTTATTGAGCCGGACAATGAATGCAAATGTGAGGCTGAAGATCCCCAGGGTGCCCAGGATGAAGAGGAGCTGGATGGGGACCATATTTTGCTTATTCTTGTCTTTGACCATGCAACTAAGAATGCAGAATgctaggaggagcaggagggaggtcAGGATGCCCGCAGCAGCCAGTGTCTCCAAACCGATGCCCCAGGCTGTGCAGACGTCGCAGAGGAAATAATAATCAGGGTCAATGTTGCCACAGCCTGGAGGAGGCACCATAATGGTAGCGATGATCACAAATTATGCAGCCGTCTTAACTGGGGGGAGCGACTTGAGGGAGGAAAAAGAATTGTGATTGAGTACTCTCGCCCCTATATTCAGTGATCCAAAGATCAAAGTACAGTTACTGACACTAATGTGTAATGCTATGGTCGGGCAGATATGTGGATCTTAATTTTACTGATAGCTTAAAATTAGCAGTGACATGAGGTGACTTTCAAAACAAAAATATACTTTCTGCCCCTCAAGGGGAAAATGGCTAGAGTGTTTCAACCATTCTGCCTTGCTCTTATTCTAGGAAGGCCTTTGGAACATTAAAGCTCTCTGTCCTCACACAGTTTAGGATGGCTGTTCAGTCATGGTTGGTCCAAGACAGCTGAGGAAGAAACCTCAGATGATCCTGCCCACACTAATTCGTTGTCTATAGAAGCCCCTTTTTCAACTAGAGTTTTTGAATCAGAAAGCAGTGCTGACAGATAGGTTTGTTCATAGGCACAATTCTGCCCTCACAGAAAATATTGACAAACCCGTTCCACTGTACATCATTCTAATTGTTATGGATAGAGCTTCCAAAAAATGAGTCACCCATAAAATGTATGATTGGGAACAGCCCTATCTAACCTCTTTCTTCTTTTAtaagccccctcccccctcccctgtatAGTAGGCTCAAGTTCTGTTACTTACCTTTGCTGTATTCTTGCTAGAAAACGAAGATTTAGTGGCTGGAGAATTACAAATTCTTGTAGTTTCCAAATAGGAATAACTTCAATTATTCCTATTCAATAGTACTGATCTTGTCTATCCTGGTAGATGAAATGAGGCTGTGTGAATGCTGAATTGGGAAAGGACTATATAAGCactaaacattattattattcttgttcTCTCCTTGAGCAGCTAAGGACCAAGAACACACTCCCAAGGCAGCTAAAATCAAGGAGGACACACCTTTTCTGGTTCTACCACCAGtctggtcactgtgtgaaacaaactACTAAACCAGATgtttatgaatatatatatatatatatatatatatatatatatatatatatatatatatatatattccccatAGCAAACCATACAACCAGTGGTTACACTGGAGGAAAATTGGGTGTGGGTACAGAAGAGGCAAATAAGATTCTTATAGGCTCATAAGAGAGATGCTGgaagctggatcagaccaaaaaaaCTCTCtgctccaacatcctgtttcccacaggtaCCAACCAGATCTCTCTGGGAAGTCCATAAAGAGGAGGTGAAGACATACTTTTTCCccactgttgctctcctgcaactgttattcaaGACATGCAATATCTTTCTGATACAAGACATCGGCTAGGGCAACCAAGGTTATTTCTGTCCTACACCCTGGcttaaaagccagtttgaaatgaaacTAGATTGActgagttcagatgtacaggataaGCACAGTTATAGCGGGCCAAAGTTGATACTGCAGTGTGCCTGaatgc carries:
- the LOC128327441 gene encoding retinoic acid-induced protein 3-like, which codes for MVPPPGCGNIDPDYYFLCDVCTAWGIGLETLAAAGILTSLLLLLAFCILSCMVKDKNKQNMVPIQLLFILGTLGIFSLTFAFIVRLNKRTGPTRFVLYGVLFALCFSCLLTHAFNILKLVRGKVPLSQQSMLVHACGFTLIQIIIAVKYIIITVERDGIDLVSMGRAQRNKDFVMLLTYVLVLMILTTMLSMFTTCGPYRGWKRHGVHILITLAFSIAIWAAWISVLLTSGNPANATQSKWDDPLMSAALVVNGWIFLMMYSVPEICFLTVPCQSGDYPPEKTLRKSTTTPESVEADNTQAPDKEGAEEDVLLPSDRNCFQPENLEPKPCFLIPRATLHPALKPDMRMSREAKKSAKDVHWVILQHE